One Chitinophaga sp. H8 DNA window includes the following coding sequences:
- a CDS encoding VOC family protein has translation MASVNPYLNFNDTCEAAFNHYKSVFGGEFLTISRFSDSPAEYQGAPEEANKIMHVALPIGNNTILMGSDCPASWGRVSQGNSLSIAYNPDSEAAAKKAFEGLAAGGKVTMPLEKTFWGAYFGMVIDQFGVNWMINYTYEQPK, from the coding sequence ATGGCATCCGTTAATCCTTATTTAAATTTTAATGACACCTGCGAAGCAGCATTTAATCATTATAAATCTGTATTTGGGGGTGAGTTTCTGACAATCAGCCGGTTTAGCGATTCGCCTGCAGAATATCAGGGGGCACCGGAAGAGGCTAATAAAATAATGCATGTGGCATTGCCCATTGGTAATAATACGATATTAATGGGAAGTGATTGCCCGGCTTCCTGGGGGAGGGTTTCGCAAGGCAACAGCCTATCCATTGCTTATAACCCGGACAGTGAAGCTGCAGCAAAAAAGGCATTTGAGGGGTTGGCAGCAGGCGGAAAAGTGACCATGCCGCTGGAGAAAACCTTCTGGGGCGCTTACTTCGGTATGGTGATTGACCAATTCGGGGTTAACTGGATGATCAATTACACGTATGAGCAACCAAAATAA
- a CDS encoding VOC family protein gives MATKIFVNLPVKDLKKSVAFFTALGYKFNPQFTDENATCMIVTEDIFVMLLVEEYFKTFTKKEIVDARKSTEVLVCFSAESREAVDEMVSKAVKAGGTVPREPQDHGFMYGHAFEDLDGHIWELMYMDPSAINQE, from the coding sequence ATGGCAACTAAGATTTTTGTTAACTTACCAGTAAAGGACCTGAAGAAATCTGTCGCATTTTTTACTGCCCTTGGGTATAAATTCAACCCTCAGTTTACCGATGAAAATGCGACCTGCATGATTGTGACAGAGGATATTTTTGTGATGTTACTAGTAGAAGAATATTTTAAGACTTTTACCAAGAAAGAGATTGTAGATGCCCGTAAAAGTACGGAAGTACTGGTTTGTTTCTCTGCGGAAAGCAGGGAGGCAGTAGATGAAATGGTAAGCAAAGCAGTAAAAGCAGGCGGTACCGTACCAAGAGAACCCCAGGATCATGGCTTTATGTATGGACATGCATTTGAGGACCTGGACGGGCATATCTGGGAGCTGATGTATATGGATCCGAGTGCTATTAATCAGGAATAG
- a CDS encoding class I SAM-dependent methyltransferase has protein sequence MQHPNEQLAFLQEIIANGGPETTEYDTLHHVFDTISNAVKSGEITPDEMDTLQSAFGKDDEFGRTILGHARSKPFGYAGDFMIIDKIYREEVMANGRFEKWDHFWHEQPACKAVRNRKDYFIDTIQQALQQRPSLRLLNVASGPARDLAEVYTVIDPARLQTVCVEADEHAINYARELNEAHIAQVSFEHRNIFRFQTDNKFDIVWSAGLFDYFEDKVFIKLLRRFMGWTKPGGTVIVGNFGDHNPTRHYMELIGDWHLHHRPAAALQEMAQAAGAAPHAIHIGKEAEGVNLFLHVRV, from the coding sequence ATGCAACACCCTAATGAGCAACTGGCTTTTCTTCAGGAGATTATCGCCAATGGTGGCCCCGAAACAACAGAGTACGATACCCTTCATCATGTATTTGATACTATTTCCAATGCAGTAAAATCAGGCGAAATTACGCCGGATGAAATGGATACACTGCAATCTGCATTTGGAAAAGATGATGAATTTGGACGTACCATTCTGGGGCATGCAAGGAGTAAACCTTTTGGTTATGCCGGTGATTTTATGATCATTGACAAAATATACCGGGAGGAAGTAATGGCTAACGGACGTTTTGAGAAATGGGATCATTTCTGGCATGAACAGCCCGCTTGTAAAGCAGTCAGGAATCGGAAGGATTATTTTATTGACACCATTCAGCAGGCATTACAGCAGCGGCCTTCCCTGCGATTATTAAATGTGGCCAGTGGCCCGGCCAGGGATCTGGCGGAGGTATACACGGTTATTGATCCTGCACGTTTGCAAACGGTTTGTGTAGAAGCGGATGAGCATGCCATTAACTATGCCAGGGAATTGAATGAGGCACATATAGCACAGGTATCATTTGAACATCGCAATATTTTCCGCTTTCAAACAGATAACAAATTTGATATCGTGTGGAGTGCCGGATTATTTGATTATTTCGAAGACAAGGTATTTATAAAACTGCTGCGGAGATTCATGGGATGGACGAAACCCGGAGGAACAGTGATCGTAGGCAATTTTGGTGATCATAATCCTACCCGTCATTATATGGAGTTGATTGGCGACTGGCATCTGCATCACCGTCCGGCCGCAGCATTGCAGGAGATGGCGCAGGCAGCCGGCGCTGCTCCCCATGCTATACACATAGGCAAAGAAGCGGAAGGCGTGAACCTGTTCCTGCACGTACGGGTATAA
- a CDS encoding ABC transporter ATP-binding protein, protein MSLLSVSGINKQLQETYVLRDVSFTLREFQKMAIAGETGSGKSTLLKIIAGLVQKDAGEAYFDQKRIRGPLEKLMPGHPGIVYLSQHFELRNNYRVEEILDYANQLTDEDAAGIYQVCRIAHLLKRKTDQLSGGEKQRIALARLLVTAPRLLLLDEPFSNLDMIHKSILKDVISDISNQLNITCILISHDPLDMLSWADEIMVMKDGQIIQQGSPQQIYLQPVSEYVGALFGKYNLIDPANAGFLAGLPGITLNGKKLFIRPENFKIVSKTPKAITGKVKQSRFYGSYTEVDVTLPGEVVIVKTPNADIKTGKTMHLALQPEDVWYL, encoded by the coding sequence ATGAGTTTATTAAGTGTATCAGGAATCAATAAACAATTGCAGGAAACTTATGTACTAAGGGATGTTAGCTTCACGCTCCGGGAATTCCAGAAAATGGCCATCGCCGGCGAAACAGGCTCCGGCAAAAGTACCCTCCTGAAAATCATAGCCGGATTAGTACAAAAAGATGCCGGAGAGGCCTACTTTGATCAGAAAAGGATCAGAGGCCCCCTGGAAAAACTGATGCCCGGACATCCGGGTATTGTATACCTCTCCCAGCACTTTGAACTACGCAATAATTACAGGGTAGAAGAAATCCTCGATTACGCCAACCAGCTCACTGACGAAGATGCGGCGGGTATCTACCAGGTATGCAGAATTGCTCATTTACTAAAAAGGAAAACGGACCAGCTGTCTGGTGGTGAAAAACAAAGGATTGCCCTGGCCAGATTACTGGTCACAGCTCCCCGCCTGCTGTTGCTGGATGAACCGTTCTCCAACCTCGACATGATCCATAAAAGCATCCTAAAAGATGTTATCAGCGATATCAGCAATCAACTCAATATTACCTGTATCCTCATTTCTCATGATCCCCTGGATATGCTTTCCTGGGCAGATGAGATCATGGTCATGAAAGACGGACAGATTATACAACAGGGATCTCCCCAACAGATATACCTGCAGCCGGTAAGTGAATACGTAGGCGCACTTTTCGGAAAATATAACTTAATTGATCCTGCTAATGCCGGATTCCTCGCAGGATTACCAGGCATTACCCTCAATGGGAAAAAACTATTCATCCGGCCGGAAAACTTCAAAATAGTATCCAAAACGCCAAAGGCAATTACTGGTAAAGTAAAACAATCCAGGTTTTATGGAAGCTACACGGAAGTCGATGTAACCCTGCCAGGTGAAGTGGTTATCGTAAAAACACCTAATGCCGATATCAAAACAGGCAAAACCATGCATCTCGCCTTACAGCCGGAAGATGTCTGGTACCTGTAG
- a CDS encoding mechanosensitive ion channel family protein, whose amino-acid sequence MVALKVHPAKGLILLACLLCFAQAIFAQPGQKNTNRPDTTTKIDSATISRNLTKLAKDSVNKIRKSDTTVAVLINRIEGYTLMLNQTMSVLKRGFDTTRISASIPLTDSSLTLIKRNIATLGRTPNIHDVYTNKVMLEQLERQLKGWQDDLFRYYGRLVNISDTMATIRRDTSMRNIPEEDELYGFYVGQIANLIQKYRQVDSANRKNLIQLGLLQNRVANRYIDVTNLLEDMDYQLSGFTGRMFNRDYSYLWHSGDQDLAKRPRDFIAVLHSSIHKSVKVLTIFLAVQWPVFIIWILIAIFFTLWVYNNIRRIRRHHDNAEAEAILKHSKYLYQFPVACTLVFVATLASMLSVKYPILFTELTWAVIVIPLSIILRQYLPRILFRYWLVLLGLLFLYCLNNLLIEATFVEEWGLFLGALSAIFLGAYLLKATANSTFSQPRHTRFIIWTMIAMSCFALLLVISARVTAAKIIGASSVINTVMAMSLFIFVEILMEAVYLQVEANKDSSTFISFTDYQQIKSKLQTFLAAIAIIGWLMLVARNLYIYDTIYEAIADFLVKSRTIGNTAFTFGSIIVFLLVIWVATIITQLIAYLFGNTGQTAAPSKKVKLGSAMLLVKLAVLAIGILVAFAASGIPMDKLAIVIGALGVGIGFGLQNIVNNLVSGIILAFEKPIEVGDVIELGTRSGVVKEIGIRSSKISAYDGSEVIVPNGDLISQQLINWTLSSRTRRVELIIGVGYGSDVAQVTDILKKAMEGREGILTNPAPLVFLYQFGDNSINFRLFFWIGDLGTAGQLQSDVLTTIYENLQKAGIEIPYPQTDLHIRSVDPGVLKQWGSIDPEKQA is encoded by the coding sequence ATGGTAGCATTAAAAGTTCACCCGGCTAAAGGATTGATTCTACTGGCATGCCTGCTGTGCTTTGCCCAGGCTATTTTTGCGCAACCCGGCCAGAAAAACACCAACCGCCCCGACACCACCACCAAAATAGACAGCGCCACCATTAGCAGAAACCTGACCAAACTGGCCAAAGATTCTGTTAACAAAATCAGGAAATCTGATACTACCGTGGCCGTACTGATCAACCGCATTGAAGGGTATACGCTCATGCTCAACCAAACCATGAGTGTACTAAAACGGGGCTTCGATACCACGCGGATCAGCGCCAGTATTCCGCTTACGGATTCTTCCCTGACCCTGATCAAAAGAAACATCGCTACCCTCGGCAGAACGCCCAATATACATGATGTATATACCAATAAGGTAATGCTGGAGCAATTGGAACGACAACTGAAAGGATGGCAGGATGACCTGTTCCGCTACTACGGCCGGCTGGTAAATATCAGCGATACCATGGCTACTATCCGACGCGATACCTCCATGCGTAATATCCCGGAAGAGGATGAGCTCTACGGTTTTTATGTAGGCCAGATCGCCAACCTCATCCAGAAATACCGGCAGGTAGACAGCGCCAACCGCAAAAATCTGATACAGCTGGGGCTACTTCAGAACCGGGTGGCCAACAGATACATAGATGTTACCAACCTGCTGGAAGACATGGACTACCAATTGTCCGGATTCACCGGCCGCATGTTTAACCGCGACTACAGCTATCTATGGCACAGCGGTGATCAGGACCTCGCCAAAAGACCCAGGGATTTTATTGCCGTATTGCACAGCTCCATCCATAAAAGCGTAAAAGTACTTACCATCTTCCTGGCGGTACAATGGCCTGTTTTTATCATCTGGATCCTGATCGCCATTTTCTTTACCCTGTGGGTATATAATAATATCCGCCGGATCCGGCGCCATCATGATAATGCGGAAGCAGAAGCCATTCTTAAACATTCTAAATACCTCTACCAATTCCCGGTGGCCTGTACCCTCGTATTTGTGGCTACGCTGGCTTCTATGCTCTCTGTAAAATACCCTATCCTGTTTACCGAACTTACTTGGGCGGTGATTGTAATCCCCCTCTCCATTATATTGCGGCAATATCTACCCAGAATATTATTCCGGTACTGGCTGGTGCTGCTGGGATTACTTTTCCTGTACTGCCTCAACAACCTGCTCATTGAAGCTACCTTTGTGGAAGAATGGGGACTTTTCCTCGGAGCACTTTCTGCTATCTTCCTCGGAGCATATCTATTGAAGGCTACGGCCAACAGTACTTTCAGCCAGCCACGCCATACCCGCTTTATTATATGGACCATGATTGCGATGAGCTGCTTCGCTCTGCTGCTGGTGATCTCTGCCAGGGTAACGGCGGCCAAAATCATTGGCGCCAGCAGTGTGATCAATACCGTGATGGCGATGAGCCTGTTTATTTTTGTGGAAATCCTGATGGAGGCAGTATACCTCCAGGTAGAAGCCAATAAAGATTCCAGCACTTTTATCTCCTTTACCGATTATCAGCAGATCAAATCAAAACTGCAAACCTTTCTTGCGGCGATTGCCATTATCGGCTGGCTCATGCTGGTGGCCCGCAACCTGTATATCTACGATACCATCTATGAAGCCATTGCCGACTTCCTGGTGAAATCAAGAACAATAGGCAATACCGCTTTTACCTTCGGAAGTATTATTGTGTTCCTCCTCGTAATATGGGTAGCTACGATTATTACCCAGTTAATTGCCTACCTCTTTGGCAACACCGGACAAACGGCAGCGCCCTCCAAAAAAGTAAAACTGGGCTCGGCCATGTTGCTGGTCAAACTGGCAGTACTGGCTATCGGTATCCTCGTGGCATTTGCTGCTTCCGGCATTCCAATGGATAAGCTGGCTATTGTAATAGGGGCACTGGGTGTAGGTATTGGCTTCGGATTGCAAAACATTGTGAATAACCTCGTTTCGGGTATTATCCTGGCTTTTGAAAAACCAATAGAAGTAGGGGATGTTATAGAACTCGGTACCCGCTCCGGCGTGGTAAAAGAAATTGGGATACGCTCCAGCAAAATATCCGCCTATGACGGCTCCGAAGTGATTGTTCCTAATGGCGACCTGATCTCACAACAACTGATCAACTGGACCCTCAGCAGCCGTACCCGGCGGGTAGAACTGATCATTGGTGTAGGCTACGGATCTGATGTAGCACAGGTAACGGATATTCTGAAAAAAGCCATGGAAGGCAGAGAAGGGATCTTAACTAATCCTGCGCCGCTGGTATTCCTCTACCAGTTTGGCGACAATTCCATCAACTTCCGCTTGTTCTTCTGGATAGGAGACCTGGGCACAGCCGGCCAGCTGCAAAGTGATGTGCTCACCACCATCTATGAAAACCTGCAAAAAGCCGGTATTGAAATTCCTTACCCTCAAACGGACCTGCATATACGTTCTGTAGACCCTGGAGTACTTAAACAATGGGGGAGTATTGATCCTGAAAAACAAGCATAA
- a CDS encoding serine hydrolase domain-containing protein, producing the protein MRTLFAHAMIAMLLAGTLCTSCKKPVDVIVNKGFDAELFAKNMTASLEGKTVGYSFAIAQDGKIVKYGVGGSARLATNSPQLDYLLTTRQATGSCSKTITALALLQALEKTSQDEDVYLADLLPGNWNIHEKNRKIKVADLLAHKSGLTYFGDDYASLRKCMATATTGFGEDIHYKYNNVNYLLCRVLIPCVVAGKGPFSVLSDIDADEAVSQIYRNYVRETIFKAAGLPDYKKIDIGPWNDGGPINEKRPALNMTMYYNFSKPALKGMMKYTTYLESGAGGWYMSAPEVAQVLLTAEAGKYVSTDMLKRMKSGFMGFDNKIDGEHGSYYWKNGYWYDNEKRGIYAVIMHFPNNVQIAWHTNSIETNIGGPLDITGKAYDNAWR; encoded by the coding sequence ATGAGAACACTATTTGCGCATGCTATGATTGCCATGCTACTTGCAGGAACCCTTTGTACGAGTTGCAAGAAACCTGTTGACGTGATTGTCAATAAGGGATTTGATGCCGAGCTGTTTGCCAAGAATATGACCGCAAGTCTGGAAGGAAAAACAGTAGGTTATTCCTTTGCAATTGCACAGGATGGAAAGATTGTAAAGTATGGAGTCGGTGGATCTGCACGATTGGCTACCAACAGTCCGCAGTTGGATTACCTGCTTACTACGCGTCAGGCTACCGGTAGTTGCAGTAAGACTATTACCGCATTGGCCTTATTGCAGGCATTGGAAAAAACAAGTCAGGATGAAGATGTATATCTGGCCGACTTATTACCTGGCAACTGGAATATTCATGAAAAGAACCGGAAGATCAAAGTCGCCGATCTGCTGGCGCACAAATCCGGGCTTACTTATTTTGGTGATGATTACGCCTCCTTACGCAAATGTATGGCTACTGCCACCACGGGTTTCGGGGAAGATATTCACTATAAATACAATAATGTGAATTACCTGTTGTGCCGTGTGCTGATTCCTTGTGTAGTAGCAGGAAAAGGGCCTTTCAGCGTGTTGTCTGACATAGATGCTGACGAAGCAGTATCGCAGATTTACCGCAACTATGTACGGGAAACTATTTTTAAAGCAGCCGGATTACCCGACTATAAGAAAATAGATATTGGTCCCTGGAATGATGGCGGTCCTATCAATGAAAAGCGTCCTGCTTTGAATATGACCATGTATTACAATTTTTCCAAACCAGCATTAAAGGGAATGATGAAATATACTACTTATCTTGAAAGTGGTGCAGGCGGATGGTACATGAGCGCTCCTGAAGTAGCGCAGGTACTTTTAACCGCAGAAGCCGGGAAGTATGTATCTACTGATATGCTGAAAAGAATGAAATCCGGATTCATGGGATTTGATAATAAGATAGACGGGGAGCACGGGAGCTATTACTGGAAAAATGGTTACTGGTATGATAATGAGAAGCGTGGTATCTATGCCGTTATTATGCATTTCCCGAACAATGTACAGATTGCATGGCATACTAATTCCATTGAAACGAATATTGGAGGCCCGCTTGATATAACCGGGAAGGCTTATGATAATGCATGGCGGTAG
- a CDS encoding DinB family protein, producing MDIKPTSSSMYALLVLYDMHTRFFANVIEGISDKDAHNRLNTKANHVAWLTGSLVEGRYELADTLGTHLQQAGHEFFKDHKGIQDGATYPSLASFKKDWDNISPVLRELLMKVSDEKLSQSFEMMPGEFFTLFELCSFTIHRESYCIGQIGLWRRLMDYPAMKY from the coding sequence ATGGACATAAAACCCACAAGCAGCAGCATGTACGCGCTCCTGGTACTGTATGATATGCATACCAGGTTTTTCGCCAATGTTATTGAAGGTATATCCGACAAGGATGCACATAACAGGCTGAATACAAAGGCCAACCATGTGGCCTGGCTTACAGGCAGCCTGGTAGAAGGAAGATATGAGCTGGCAGATACCCTGGGCACTCACCTACAGCAGGCAGGCCATGAATTCTTTAAAGACCATAAAGGTATTCAGGACGGGGCTACCTATCCATCCCTGGCGTCTTTTAAGAAGGATTGGGATAATATTTCTCCCGTGCTCCGCGAACTGCTCATGAAAGTAAGTGATGAAAAACTAAGCCAGTCGTTTGAAATGATGCCAGGTGAATTTTTCACCCTTTTTGAACTATGCTCCTTCACCATACACCGGGAGTCCTATTGCATTGGTCAGATAGGATTATGGCGCAGGTTGATGGACTATCCTGCCATGAAATACTGA
- a CDS encoding HAD-IIA family hydrolase has translation MKKKGFLIDMDGVIYKGSEPIPGAVAFINGLREKGIPFLFLTNNSQRTSRDVCYKLNKMGFQVNDTDIFTCAMATARYLASKKENGTAYVIGEGGLLTELYNAGYSIVDDQPDYVIIGEGRTIMLESVDKAINMIMKGAKLIATNLDPNCPMGNGKYRAGCGALVAMLEFASGIKAFSVGKPSPVMMRMARKALQLTTDETVMIGDTMGTDILGAGSMGFTTVLTLSGVTQEEDLAHFGYSPDFIIRSVKDLLDEELFLQVMGQSMPTAVVY, from the coding sequence ATGAAAAAAAAGGGATTTCTTATTGACATGGATGGTGTCATCTACAAAGGCAGTGAACCTATTCCCGGAGCGGTAGCATTTATTAATGGGCTCAGAGAGAAAGGGATACCTTTCCTTTTCCTCACAAACAACAGCCAGCGAACCAGCAGGGATGTTTGTTATAAGCTGAATAAGATGGGCTTTCAGGTAAATGATACGGATATCTTTACCTGTGCCATGGCTACAGCCAGATACCTGGCATCTAAAAAAGAAAATGGTACCGCCTATGTTATCGGAGAAGGAGGGTTGCTCACAGAATTGTATAATGCAGGATATTCTATTGTGGACGACCAACCGGATTATGTCATCATTGGTGAAGGAAGAACCATCATGCTCGAATCTGTGGACAAGGCCATCAATATGATCATGAAAGGGGCCAAGCTAATTGCTACCAACCTGGACCCTAACTGCCCCATGGGAAATGGCAAATACAGAGCAGGATGTGGTGCACTGGTGGCCATGCTTGAATTTGCCAGCGGTATAAAGGCGTTTAGCGTAGGCAAGCCCAGCCCGGTGATGATGCGCATGGCCAGAAAAGCATTACAACTCACTACCGACGAAACCGTAATGATAGGCGACACCATGGGTACAGATATTCTTGGGGCGGGTTCTATGGGCTTCACTACGGTATTAACACTCTCTGGTGTTACCCAGGAGGAAGACCTGGCCCATTTCGGCTATTCTCCGGACTTCATTATCAGGTCCGTAAAAGACTTACTGGATGAAGAATTATTTCTGCAGGTAATGGGCCAATCAATGCCCACCGCTGTAGTATATTAA
- a CDS encoding SRPBCC family protein codes for MKIVKRILIVIVALIALVLIVALFTKKDYALEREITINKPKQVVFDYVKYLKNQDNFSKWAKMDPNMKKEYKGTDGTVGFVSSWDSESKDVGKGEQEITAIREGEQIDFALHFIKPFDGRANAFMATTALSENQTNVKWGFSSRMNYPMNIMLLFMDMDKMLGTDLETGLQNLKGILEKQ; via the coding sequence ATGAAAATTGTAAAAAGAATCCTGATTGTTATCGTAGCCCTTATTGCACTAGTGTTAATCGTAGCATTGTTTACAAAGAAGGACTATGCCCTTGAGCGGGAAATCACCATTAATAAGCCGAAGCAGGTAGTATTTGATTATGTGAAGTATTTAAAGAACCAGGATAATTTCAGCAAATGGGCTAAGATGGACCCCAATATGAAAAAGGAGTATAAGGGTACAGATGGGACAGTAGGTTTTGTTTCTTCCTGGGATAGTGAGAGTAAAGATGTAGGCAAGGGAGAACAGGAAATCACGGCCATCCGGGAAGGAGAGCAGATAGATTTTGCTCTTCATTTTATAAAGCCTTTTGACGGAAGAGCGAATGCTTTTATGGCTACTACTGCGTTATCCGAAAACCAGACTAATGTAAAGTGGGGTTTTAGCAGCAGGATGAATTATCCCATGAATATTATGTTGTTGTTTATGGATATGGATAAAATGCTGGGCACTGATCTGGAAACAGGCTTGCAAAACCTTAAAGGAATACTTGAGAAACAATAA